The Acropora palmata chromosome 3, jaAcrPala1.3, whole genome shotgun sequence nucleotide sequence GACCGGTTCGCGAGAGGAAACAGACAAAATAGGATATATAGGCATGAATTTCAACGGAGCCAGGGGCCAACTGGGAATCGTGTGAACTTAACACTGAGTTCTAAAATTCTGTgacaattcaaattttcagttgtAATGTAGAGCACGCTCTTACCAAAGTAGCCCAAGTGGTTTCGTCTTCTAATGCAGCAAACACACTTTGAAGTGGAAGATAGCGGAATTGCTCTGCCCAATTGGCCTGATAGCTAAACTGGCAGAGGTCAGGATTCGAGTCCCGTTCGAGCgcgaatttttcaggcctttcccGCGCTACTACTTAGGTAGCGTTTAAAACTGCGAGGATTATACATATTCATTTCAACCCGCAAtattcaaatacatgaatgtcatgtattaacatcatATAGATATAGATCTATAGCGGAGCAGGTTCGTTCCAAATAGCGACTTACACAAAAACCCTTCTAGTTCAAGGCATCGTGCATATTATTGCAATGACCTAGGCTACCTTAATTTGCGATTACGCTATCTAACACAGTGCACATGGTAGAAAAGGAGAAACAGGAAGGTTATAACCGCGAAGTGGTTTCATAACAACGATCTCAAGTTGTACAGTTATGTAACGCTGTAGCCAATACCCGGGCTCAGGCAACAATTTGTCTTAGTGGACCCAAAATGTTAAAGAGATTTCTGTCCAAGCACAAAGTGTTTCCACAAATGCACGAATTTGTTGAATTAGAGGCACAACTTCACCATCAACTGAAAATGGATTTCAGAATACCCTCTCACTTATTAGCATATGAATAAAGTGTATCGTTTTGTATGCAACGTTCTTTAAGAGAAGAAGGCAATATGCAAATAGGTGAGGGGCTATTCTGAAAACTGCAACATTCAGAAAGTTCAATCcataaaatatttcattagGTTGGTACAACTTACATACTTTTTTATAATTCAAGGGAAGTTTTCAGAAAACGACGAGACAACCAATCTTGCATTGAGCCAAAAACGCGAACAACTCCTTGATTCACGGTTCTTAGGTTTTACAACAAAACGACGACTAATAGTTGTACATTCCTCGCAAGGTCGATCCAGTATTAAAAACTCCATGCGAATCCAAGTTCTTATCTTAGCTCTTGAAAGTTTGCTACGCAGATTTTTGCGAGTGTATTACTAAGCGCtacaaaaagcaagaaaactCTACAAGAATAACGAAGTAAAAGCGAGTAAGTAACTTACCAAAGCTAAAATCTTAACTGAGAAGAActgttgttttcatctctgAGTCTCTGCTGTCTCACACAGAACATTTATTGTGACTTCACCTCAAAGACCTGCCAGTATTTTTTTGCCACGAatcttaaacattttttacgtgGTCATACCGGGGTTGATTAAGTAGTCTCAACTTACACGTAGCTGttattaaagaatttagggtTGATTAAAGGGTTGGTTCCTGAAATAACTGGTTCCGGGTCAGTGGGTaaatgaaacacgaaaattgtATCGTGGTGtgaaaacataaataaattgGTTGAACGAGAAGGGATTGTTCATTGTTGCGGGAGGATGTCTAGTGATCACGCAGTTGTTTCTTATTGAGGAATCAACGCCGATTCTAGATATGTAGTCCCAATAATTCGAGAGACAAAAGTGCGGGGGGAAATACACGCGCGAGACTCGGAGGATACACTCGCGCGTTCGCGTGTATTTTACCCGCTGTCATATCTCTTGCCGCAAGACTATGTTTGTTAAGTGAAAAAGAATGTCTAGGATCCACCTCCGCATTGTTAACCATAACAAAGCAATAAAGCCAAGCTGGCTGGACGACTTTgaggatatatatatatttagtaaaatccaactagtggtctatcatcaaagctgcgttctgattggttgagctactagtaggctatatgttatagcccactagtagcgaaaggCGCCcgtcatatttgtaatgttttgcgGTAAAataggattgatgtctagcttcaacttgcgaaagatgtttagtctcgatatttttttgaccaactagatggattttactaaaacaattattcctctcgccctcatagcctatgaatcaatagcccattcgggctcgaggaataattgttaaatatctagAGAGAGAATAATACATAGGAGCGCGGGGATatgaaattaattatttctcttcgagtgtgCGAGAGGAGAATTTCCATATGTAACAACCATTTAGTatcttaccttgattgaaaaagatcatctgggtgataggagtcctgagaaggactgttgctaacaacagtccttctcaggactcctatcacccagatgatctttttcaatcaaggtatgctattcctgggttcaaaccattttcttatttagtaTTTTGTTCATTATGTACACACCTTACTAACAAGGGGAAGTCGACTTTATTTGCGATTCATTTATGGCGCTAAATAGAGTGAGTGAcatgtcagcagctgattggccaACTCTTattatcgtaatttttcacgtgtggagATACGATCTTCTCAatggtggaaatccctataaagcactccagtttatataataaatatctaCATTTTTCGGTATTTCGTTAGGCACGGCTTAACTTCATCTGGGAATAAGTGGATTAGCTTTGCGATGTTGATGAGGCTAGCGAGGGCGAAACAGCTGTCTATGGCTGTGACTGTCTGGGTGATATGGTTGTTCACATGTGTACGGTGATGGTCAAACTACACCTTGCTTTAACTGAACGTTTTTGTGCAGTCTACCTCGGTTCCTGGAATCTCGTACAGCGAAGATATCGATGACGTCATCTATTAACATAAATGCGTCAACCAGAGCCCTATTGGGTGGCGAAACAAAGGCTTCTTTTGTTCGGTGGTTGGCGAATTTGAAAATAGACGTAAATATTTGCAAACAGATATCTTTcctataggtggttttcagCTGATGACATCGCGCATTTTGGCGCCCATTTTGCGACATTTTGGCGCCcagaacaaaacagaaaaaagtttCATGGGAACTTAACTCCACATTATGCAAAACATAAGCCATAATTTGCTAGTCTTGCTATTGTCTTTTGcatcaacatggccgtcttatcacGTGATTGAATACCATCTACTTACTGTACGGTCAGACAGAAAATGGCTTGTGTTGGAGAACACAGTTTTCAACCCTACAAAAATATCCAACTATATTAAAACAGTGATCTTTaattgtacattttttttggtcatcccacatcaataaaaataacagaTAATAACTCAAATCGTTTGGTAGCAAATGCATTGAAGTATATGCAAgcacttttctaatttttccCGTAATTTTgacgctgttaaccctttcactgccgaggggttccccattgacgagtaaaaccGTCTGACGTtaaacagagtaaaatctttgagtgccctgagcactcctacggcagttaaagcgttaataCTTATTGCCCGATATCTGAGTCAGATACCAGGAGACAAACTACATATTCATGggaaaaagcaagaaaaaatgaTCGAAAATTCTACAAATGCCTCATAAGACATCATGGCTTTGATTAAGAAGGCATGATTTGTAAATTTCTCTCGACAATTTCTTGCTCAAGCTTcacagttaaaaattgaagTCAACGAAGTCTCTGACAAACATTGTGAAGATAAATTTGTCGTATTAAATATCTTCTTTCAAATATTATATCCGCAATTATATTCTCACGCTTGTGCCCAATAAATCCCAATTAAAACAATATATACCTATTTTTACATAATTGTcaccagtgccgtagcaaggggaggggccaggggggcccgtgcccccccagtttttttcctaaaaagtaaaaacagacctgtataaaatgttgaaaataagatattatcaagcaactgtttgcgaagttttcaaaaaaagacctgccgatgaagtctacgtttgcctctaaggcaactcagacagtttaataactacgaacttactatgatgactctgaaaaggcaaacatttactggtttcaagatacagagatagtcggttttctgttttgtaattgacgttgcaagtgttttactctcaaggtgcattggtttgctgagacagtgtacgaagtaaataattcgcgatatgcgtaaatcacaaatagctcttggaaaacgctggaaatagcatttccaagcctctagattttaaaattttctgggggagcataccccccTAGCGCCttgcgcctccggcgctcgcgtgcccccccacttatattacccttgctacggcactgattgTCACTATGCGACAACTAGAAATCGCTAATTTAAACAGGGATTTCTACAGGAATGAAATCCGGTATATTAGAGTAACCTCTGCCTTTTTtaggatttttaatttatagTTAAAACCATTGCATTAATCGGTATCGATAAATGATCTGAATCAGGACAATTTCCAAGGTCCAGTCAAGTGTTTATGacccaaaaaaataaatatgtgcTACGTTGCAAGTTTTGGAGTCTTGTTGAAATTTAAAGAGAACTTAATTTTTCGCCCATTTATAAATAAAGAGGCTAAATTTAGAAATACTTGATgcacaaaataatttgcaacTCTTAAGCTCAGTAAACGTTAAGTTAGAATGCATTTTATACCAcccaaaaaatatatcttttgAATACAATCCAACCAAAGACAAAATGATCTTTTAAATATGTAAGAGTGGTCTGCAACATACCGCGACACTCTTATAAACTGGCGCCATAGATTATTTCTTGaagttataaaaataaatgaccaAGTCATTAGTGATTCCCGTAGAACATGAATGACAGCGAGGGTTGAATTTTGCTCCAAGTACAAAAAAAGACTATTTTTCCAaggacaatgaaaatgaaatgggtCGTCATCCAAACTGTAGCAAAAGCTGCTTGAAAAGAGGTCTTTCATTCGTCAGCCTCGCTGCCATACAAAGAGGAGGCTTTAAAGCTTGGCCATGTCAATAAGGGCTGCATTTCTTTAGATTCCTAATTAAacgtaacaaaaaaattaactttgacGAGTTTTGTAAGAATGCGATGCAGTGCATTAGCAGAAGGTTACTATAGTCAAAAAAGACTTATCGCAGCTCCTTCAAATAACGTCGATCTTTTCAATCTCAACTATTCGAAGAAGCAGTCTGGtttcacacacacacacgaGTATTGCTTTTGAGGGCGGAATCAATGGTGACGGATCATTGCCATAAATTCTCAGGCGAATTATTGAAGCGATGAAGCGTTCACGAGCTTAAGTGAACAATTCTCCATGGCCTCTCAAAGTTGATTTTGTGCTTTTCGTTTCTTATAAATATATCATTGATGTATCTGCAAAAATGTGCTCAGAGTTACAAATCACACGAACAACTTGAgagaaaaatatgaaatgacGCGTATCTTATGCCTAGGGAGTTTTAAAAAGCGCACTCGTAGGTGATATGAAATAACGGAGTTTCAGCGCTAAGATGTCCTTCTAGTTAAAGTCTTAACCACTCTTTTAGTACTAAATTAGAAGCAGAGCAAATGGCACTGAGGCAAGAACTGCACAGAATAACCAACATATTTTACATACATGCAGTGTCTCTCAGCTTCACACCATCGTTTCTCGTTCGCACGCCTTGAGATCTGTCATGCTTACTTTTGGCATTGATTTTAATAGGTCCGGATTCTCAGGAAAATTGTTCACGTAATCGTTAACTTCTTCAAGTATTTCCTCAAACAGTTCGCTGTAAATATCTTGCGAGGCGTGTGGAGCAAAAGAAACCCTTTGATGGCTAATCGCGTTTACATCAGCAGCGGCCTTAATAAGGGAAGAGACACTTTGATCTTCTACGCATGCACCAAATAGAATACTTTTCTTGGATTCCGGATAAATATTGAAAGGTCCCTCTTTCAATGCCCGTACATACTCCTCTTTGCCATACCCGCTGCCTTTCGAATCAGTCtcttgtttcatgttttcaacGCAGTTTATTTCATCCTCTTTAATTCCACTCTGTTGTGTCTTGTCTTTGTTCTGACACGAGGAAGTTTCTTCCAGAAATCCACTGTCTTCCGTATCTGCTTCCGAGCAGTGGGTCTTCCAAGAGAGATCACCCTCGCTGCGTTTCCAAGAATATTCACTCAACGGCTTTTCTTCGAGATCTGTCGAAGACGAAGCCAAGTCTTTGGAATCTAATTCATCACTAATATCGCAAGTACCTGAAGTTTCAATCTCTTTGACAGTCTCCAGTTTATCACAACTATTGACACGGCTATCAACGCGTATTTCCGACAATCTTGCCAATGATGTAAAGCTTGCCTCCCTGCTTTTGGAATACCGTTCATTTGCTATCGACAAATCACGGAAACTCCCCTCTGGAATGATGGAAAATAATATAAAGCTATTCGGACGCGAGTTGGTATTTTCTCCGTCTAATAGCAAACGGTTCCGTTCTAATTCAAAATCGTTACCGAAACTCGGTAAAGAGATTCGAGAAGTTACTTTGTGCCTAGGACTTTCAAACAAACTGTCATCCAGGTCAACCATTGTCTCTGGTATGACGTCGATACCTGCGGTCTTAACTTTTTGGGATTCATGATCAGTGGAAGGGAGAAAAATCGGGATCAGGAAGATGATGCAGGctccaacaaaaacaaaaccactgGACACGAAGAAGACAAGATCGTAGCTTCCTGTGTTATCGTAGAGGAGACCTAAAAAAAGCCAAAACTACAAATCAGTTTAAGATGATCCACGTTTTCTGAGCATAATCTCCGTTAGAGGTAAAAACGAGGTGGAAATGGTTGGTTACCAAATTCTCGTTTCATTTTATACATAAAGAGTGAAGTTTCGATAAAGGAATCAAGGCTGTGGTGTAATCGGGAGAATTCGACAAGGGTTTATCAAGAACCTTTGTAATTCCTTTAAATTAGGGAATAATTCAAGATCGTCAGGTAAAGAGTAACTTATTTCTCAGCCACTTAAAAACAGGTGCGGGTCTTCTGTATAAGATGACATGTACCTGCCAAGGGAGGTCCAATTGTCATAGGAATGGAGACAACACCATACATGGTTCCCACAGCTTTGGCCATCATTTCCCGGCCAACGATTTCATGGGTTAGAAGTCCTACCATCACACAAAAGCATCCATCACAAGTGCCTGACACCAGGGAGTACATGAGAAGGGCCAAGTGAGAGCGGGCTAAGGGACAGAGACAAGTAGCCACCGCCATTACCAAAAGACCGATTTGTGTTAATGTCTGGCGGCTTAATCGTTGAAAGTCCGCCAACTTGCCAAACAAGATCTTGCCAAAGGTCTGAGCGAGTGCAAGATAGCCGACCAATAGAGCCCCTTGGCTGGAAGGCACTCCGATACTCTCACCAAAGCGAAtctgcaaaaaggaaaaaatcaaaatttttgaaaggggaaaaaaacttAGTTGGGCTTGCGCGTCAGTATACGACTGTATTGAAGTACAGTATGCTGGATATTAGCTGCATGCTACAAGCTACTTTTACATATCAGTATTAATGACATGACATGCGCGAAATACTCACCAGGTAAACATATGGAATATAGTTGGCAAAGAAGACCATTCCCGCAGCAATTGTCCATGCTGCAAACGCCTTATTTCTCCACACGGGGttaggtttcaaaatttttttaaagctggAAACAAGTCTATCCAAAGTTTTAgtctcttctctttttttcactaGAGAAACTTTCTCACACGATTTGTCCTCTTCCTTGGAATCCATCGGTATGAAGGTTAAGCCAGCGATGAACAGCAACACAGACAAGCCTGCCATTCCTTGAAATGCAATCCTCAACCCGTAGGAAGCTATCAACTTATCAATCATTAAGCTAATTGCCATTGTTCCCGCTCCTACACCAGCTGCAGCGATGCCATTGGCCAATGCCAGATACttgttgaaataaattatgagAACGTAGAAGGAAGAGAAGTAACAGCAGCTAGCACCAAAGCCAAAAAGGACACCATATGTGAGGTACATAACGGACAATTGTGGGGCGAATGACGTAATCAGCATGGAAGCCAAAAAAATGGCGCTTCCAAGGCACATGACCACCCGACATCCCCAGCGGTAGCAAAGGCTCGTAGAGATTGGCCCTGCCATGTACGTAATGCCTATTGCGAGTGAACCGATCCATGCtacaagggaaaaaaaaaaacaacgaattAACCGCAAGAAATATAAATATGACTGATTCACTAAATACAGAGACATCATTATTTCATGCATGTATCGCAGCCAACAAGAAAGGTTAAGCTACCGGGCACAAATATAGGCAGCAAAGAGGCTGAGCCCCACAAGTTGTTCGTATCTAATCAAAGAGCAaaataaacaaggaaaacGGACCTATTTAAGCAGAAAATGAGATGGATTCCGGTACTCACTTACCAACGACTGAAAATACAGAAATTTCTCAACGATGGTTGGCAGGGTTCAAATATTGCAAGAGTGTTTCTACGCAACGAGTGAGAATATTCCACTCCACAAATACAAAGGACTGATAACAAAATACAGACATCACTATTACTGCCAATTCATGCATGTCTTGCCGCCAACACGAAAGGCTAACCTTCCGGTCACGAAACATTAGGATAGAAGGTACTCGTCGTTAAGCAATGCTCTCAAGTCGACAATGAGCAGCCACGGATcttattttcccttttcatgTCCTTAACAAAACAACGGGAATCACTTCGTCTGTTAGACAATTCCGATTTTATCCTCTATGGAACTTTGCGACTGAAAATGATGCATTTAAAATCTCCGGGTGGGATATATGAAAGCCTTATTCCAAATATACTTTCTCTGAATAAACGCACCTTTAGAAGCAACcaaattcgaaaaaaaaaatcgaaaaggTATATTTAAAATGAACTTAGCCATAATCATGAAAGCATTAGAATGCAAATCTCTATGGTTATCAATTGCGTCATTATCTTACTTCGGAAAAACCCGGTTTAGCTAGTCGGCTGAAAAGTGTTATGCCTGACAACATTGGCTCATTTTATGCATGAGAGAGAATATTGAAAATTTCCTTCCAAGACTTGCGGGAACTAGTTATAcaagaataaataattttcgatataatttttcaaaaagaacGAAACTAAAAGGTGTGTGGGACAAATAACTAAACGCGTTATTTCGTATTTTGAGGCAAATTATGCAACAGAAGACTGGAAGAAGCGTAAACTTATCCAAGTTGTTGTGTTTGGTTGTTCATGCGGCTATGAATGgtgaatattttttcttttatggttTTGAGACTTGTGTCTTGAGCAGTGAGAGTGTAAAAACCAGCAAAATCGTACATTCTACTGCTATCATCATAGTTTCCACAGTGatgtaataaattaaattcaacAGTTCTGTACTTAAGTCTGATGATGTTTATGCATATAGGCTCAGACGCCCCTTCGAGGGAGTTTGCTTGAAAACGTGGTATGATCCTTAGCTGAATGCAACTCTAACCCCGATTTGGGGATGAATCCTCGAGCGCTGAGAATGCGAGTCCAGACTCTGGTAACTTTTAATTAGAGCGTACGGAATTGACAAATGACAGTTTCCGTTGAGCTGAAATCTtgatataaataaaaaatgttgttCCTAAACTGACACATATCGATTGGGTGGGGTCACCTGACTTTCAAGGACGATAACAGACATGCGCCAATGTCGGGATGAGATGTTGTCTGTCTGAAATGGATTGCGAGCCAAGGACAGCCCTTGCTGAGTAAATTTTTACATTATCAGTACTATTGTCAgcttgttttgcattttgatgATTTGTTTGCAGGACTTGCCATTCATTACTCCTCGCTGCCAAGTAAAGCAGAAGAAAATAAGAATCTTTATTCCAAGGGTTTCGGCTAAATCGATCcgaaaacaactttttttgtCGATATGGaggacaaaaaatatatagagAGAGAGTTTTTCTCCGTAACCTGTtattacaataaattattcatcaACAATCCACAGTGTTTGCGGAAAAAAGTGCTAAATTCTTACCGGTTTCAGCTTCGCTCCTTTGAAACTTGTCAAGTAATGCTACGAAAAATGACCCAAATGAATTGTGTGTCCCAAGAATCAAGAACTGAACGgtgaatgaggaaaaacaaacGACCCACGACCACGGCGAGTCGAGCTGCCGGCGAAACTGTATCCCGCGACTCTTTTTCTCCATCTCTGCGAGCGATGAGCTTGGCGGTCCTTCAACGGAGCGATCGCTAGCAAAAAAATTTACGACAATTATCAGCTATGTTTCGCTGATGTAACTCGATCCTAATCCAAACCTCCATCGTTACTCCTTTCAACAACCGACGTCGAAGTGACCGGCAAACGAAAGCTGTTTTAAAGTTTTGATCGAAAATTTCACAAGCCGTCGTGCAAGTAGGTCCAGTAGGTCGAGTTTGTGTGACGGGCATGACCGGTTTTGCAAGtttgctaaaagaaaaaaaaattgtgtacCAAGGACGTACAGGAAGCTTTAAAATCTATTATTCgtaaaactttgttttgaatgtACAACACATAgatctaattttttttctcatgaaaGAGTTTCTATGAGGATATTTTTACAGCAGCTTGtcttttttctcatcgtcGAGTCAAgattcttgttttcatttctcaaTGCTAATCACCTGGTCAATATTTATTGTATGTGAaccattttaatttaaatcaCAACACCAAAGTTGTTTTGATGGTTTAAGAAGCACTACTTTCCTTGAGACAAATGTTAATTCTCTAAATgttattactttttcattgtcaattGTAGCTTTTTACATGCTTTTACGGTACAGGTAGGGCCATTTCAATATTACAGTTTTGTTTCTCTTGAACAATAGTTTCGTGTTATTGGTGTTACTCAGTACACGACTAAAGCTTTTGCAGAGTGAGCTGTATCGTGAGATAAATCTATATCGGAAACTTGTGATCGGAGAAGACCGAAATGGGAAACTCGAGGGATGCCATGTGCTTATACAACTAGAGCACAGGGTTATGAAAAGCGTGGTTGGAAAAACCATGTACAGTCGTCACGCAATCGTAAAATTCgattctaaaaataaaaacagcaaagtCACTCGAGGAATGGGAAAAAGTAGATATCTTGTACTTCACAGGTTTTGCCTTGTGTTTTCGATGATATCATTCCTCGAACTTACGACGTAATCTTTGTGTTATTCCCCGATCGAATTTAACACAATGTTTCATGCAAACATTTGCAGACTATGAGTCAAACGACCGGCCCTGGTACATAAATGAAATAAGTTTGGCATTGCGTAGAACTTATGGCCATTCCTGGTGGTGTGTAAAGGTAAAAGGTTTACCAGAAGTCTCTTCCAAAACGCTATCGATATCAATAACGATTCGTGCATAGGTGGGCTGTCTGTCATGTTTGTGCCACGTGAAAAAAATAACCGGTTTACTTTTTCAAAAcctaaatttgcatatttttaccTGCCTGAACCTGACCTTTAGCTGAACGTTGAGCTGTCACATTTGAAGTTGTTCAGCTGTTGAGAGTTAACGGTTGGACGCGATTACACCTTGCTTTATTCTACACTCTG carries:
- the LOC141877835 gene encoding monocarboxylate transporter 10-like isoform X2 yields the protein MAGPISTSLCYRWGCRVVMCLGSAIFLASMLITSFAPQLSVMYLTYGVLFGFGASCCYFSSFYVLIIYFNKYLALANGIAAAGVGAGTMAISLMIDKLIASYGLRIAFQGMAGLSVLLFIAGLTFIPMDSKEEDKSCEKVSLVKKREETKTLDRLVSSFKKILKPNPVWRNKAFAAWTIAAGMVFFANYIPYVYLIRFGESIGVPSSQGALLVGYLALAQTFGKILFGKLADFQRLSRQTLTQIGLLVMAVATCLCPLARSHLALLMYSLVSGTCDGCFCVMVGLLTHEIVGREMMAKAVGTMYGVVSIPMTIGPPLAGLLYDNTGSYDLVFFVSSGFVFVGACIIFLIPIFLPSTDHESQKVKTAGIDVIPETMVDLDDSLFESPRHKVTSRISLPSFGNDFELERNRLLLDGENTNSRPNSFILFSIIPEGSFRDLSIANERYSKSREASFTSLARLSEIRVDSRVNSCDKLETVKEIETSGTCDISDELDSKDLASSSTDLEEKPLSEYSWKRSEGDLSWKTHCSEADTEDSGFLEETSSCQNKDKTQQSGIKEDEINCVENMKQETDSKGSGYGKEEYVRALKEGPFNIYPESKKSILFGACVEDQSVSSLIKAAADVNAISHQRVSFAPHASQDIYSELFEEILEEVNDYVNNFPENPDLLKSMPKVSMTDLKACERETMV
- the LOC141877835 gene encoding monocarboxylate transporter 10-like isoform X1, which codes for MEKKSRGIQFRRQLDSPWSWVVCFSSFTVQFLILGTHNSFGSFFVALLDKFQRSEAETAWIGSLAIGITYMAGPISTSLCYRWGCRVVMCLGSAIFLASMLITSFAPQLSVMYLTYGVLFGFGASCCYFSSFYVLIIYFNKYLALANGIAAAGVGAGTMAISLMIDKLIASYGLRIAFQGMAGLSVLLFIAGLTFIPMDSKEEDKSCEKVSLVKKREETKTLDRLVSSFKKILKPNPVWRNKAFAAWTIAAGMVFFANYIPYVYLIRFGESIGVPSSQGALLVGYLALAQTFGKILFGKLADFQRLSRQTLTQIGLLVMAVATCLCPLARSHLALLMYSLVSGTCDGCFCVMVGLLTHEIVGREMMAKAVGTMYGVVSIPMTIGPPLAGLLYDNTGSYDLVFFVSSGFVFVGACIIFLIPIFLPSTDHESQKVKTAGIDVIPETMVDLDDSLFESPRHKVTSRISLPSFGNDFELERNRLLLDGENTNSRPNSFILFSIIPEGSFRDLSIANERYSKSREASFTSLARLSEIRVDSRVNSCDKLETVKEIETSGTCDISDELDSKDLASSSTDLEEKPLSEYSWKRSEGDLSWKTHCSEADTEDSGFLEETSSCQNKDKTQQSGIKEDEINCVENMKQETDSKGSGYGKEEYVRALKEGPFNIYPESKKSILFGACVEDQSVSSLIKAAADVNAISHQRVSFAPHASQDIYSELFEEILEEVNDYVNNFPENPDLLKSMPKVSMTDLKACERETMV